A stretch of Panthera tigris isolate Pti1 chromosome E2, P.tigris_Pti1_mat1.1, whole genome shotgun sequence DNA encodes these proteins:
- the PNMA8A gene encoding LOW QUALITY PROTEIN: paraneoplastic antigen-like protein 8A (The sequence of the model RefSeq protein was modified relative to this genomic sequence to represent the inferred CDS: deleted 1 base in 1 codon), with amino-acid sequence MAMNLLEDWCRGMEVDIHRSLLVTGIPEDCGQAEIEETLHGVLSPLGPYFVLNKIFLREENAKAALIEVGEGVSLRAVPREFPARGGVWRVVCRDPTQDAEFLKNLNGFLDAEGRTWEDVVRLLQLSHPPRPQNQRPENWAEALGVLLGAVVQIVFYMDAEIRCREEVRAQEVTDAQAVTASASASRRKVKKEPGWAAEVGSALKTENPDSWHDMEDEGDPPKPLVRRAGAKSRSRRKKQKKNPKQESVAWKKPKGHHSKSSAALEDPEANGAETMEVSEAVRRNRKPCVKQEESALKKPAGKCAWKAPSKPSCDAQSEAVSPGVASESDQDGGQEGPPKKKAVGWALAKSPAPMRKKKKVSLGPVSYVLVDSEDAKKKPMMAKKGPAAREASVQKALRGPQPAELPASTSQGPEADPEGSPRASSGENDHRSHLGCADKWMGGEGPERRVGAGQGVHEEDPSAAEEADEVLEGESPDLPPRSP; translated from the exons ATGGCCATGAACCTTCTGGAGGACTGGTGCCGGGGTATGGAAGTGGACATCCACAGGTCCCTGTTGGTCACGGGCATCCCAGAGGACTGTGGTCAAGCAGAAATTGAGGAGACCTTGCATGGGGTCCTCTCCCCGCTGGGCCCGTACTTCGTGCTCAATAAGATTTTTCTGAGGGAAGAGAACGCCAAAGCTGCCCTAATTGAGGTGGGAGAGGGTGTGAGTCTCAGGGCCGTACCCCGGGAGTTCCCGGCAAGGGGGGGCGTCTGGAGAGTGGTTTGCAGAGACCCCACCCAGGatgctgagtttttaaaaaatctgaatggGTTCTTAGATGCCGAGGGGCGCACGTGGGAGGATGTGGTCCGCCTGCTCCAGCTCAGCCACCCCCCACGGCCCCAGAATCAGCGCCCGGAGAACTGGGCAGAAGCTTTGGGGGTGCTCCTGGGGGCAGTGGTGCAAATCGTCTTCTACATGGATGCTGAGATCCGCTGCCGCGAGGAAGTGAGGGCGCAAGAGGTGACTGATGCCCAGGCCGTAACAGCTTCAGCTTCAGCATCACGGAGGAAGGTCAAGAAGGAGCCAGGATGGGCTGCAGAAGTGGGGTCTGCTTTGAAGACGGAGAATCCCGACAGCTGGCATGACATGGAAGACGAAGGTGACCCCCCCAAACCTCTGGTTCGCAGAGCTGGAGCTAAAAGTCGCTCcaggagaaagaagcag aaaaaaaaccccaagcaaGAGTCAGTGGCCTGGAAGAAACCCAAAGGCCACCATTCCAAGAGCTCAGCCGCCTTGGAGGATCCTGAGGCCAATGGCGCGGAAACTATGGAGGTCTCAGAAGCTGTCAGGAGGAACAGAAAACCCTGTGTGAAGCAGGAGGAGTCGGCTTTGAAGAAGCCTGCGGGAAAATGTGCCTGGAAGGCTCCCAGCAAGCCATCCTGTGATGCCCAGTCAGAAGCTGTGAGTCCTGGGGTTGCTTCGGAGTCAGACCAAGATGGCGGTCAGGAAGGCCCACCGAAGAAGAAGGCCGTGGGCTGGGCCTTGGCAAAGAGCCCTGCccccatgagaaagaaaaagaaggtaagcTTGGGCCCTGTCTCTTACGTCCTTGTCGATTCGGAAGATGCCAAGAAAAAACCGATGATGGCAAAGAAAGGGCCAGCCGCAAGAGAGGCATCAGTTCAGAAGGCCCTCCGAGGCCCACAGCCCGCGGAGTTGCCAGCCTCGACCTCACAGGGCCCAGAGGCCGACCCAGAAGGCTCCCCTCGTGCCTCCAGTGGTGAGAACGACCACAGAAGTCATTTGGGGTGCGCCGACAAGTGGATGGGTGGGGAAGGGCCGGAGCGCCGGGTGGGGGCAGGTCAGGGGGTGCATGAGGAGGACCCCAGTGCAGCGGAAGAGGCAGATGAGGTTTTAGAGGGCGAGAGCCCTGACCTCCCTCCTAGGAGCCCCTGA